The window AAGGTTGTTGGAAACGTCTATGCAAATGGTAACATTGTAGCCAATAATGGAGTGACAATTACCGGTTCGGCTATTGCAGCCCCAAGTGCATCTGTTACAAGTGATCAATCAAATAGCGGTACTATTCCAATTACAACCTGTACTGCAACAACCTGTCTTTCATTTGGCTCAACAACTGCTGCGCAAGATTTCGCTCAGAGTTTTAAAGTTTCAACAGCTTCTTCTCCACTTCATGATGTTCAGTTTTATATTAAAAAAGTTGGGGCTCCATCTGATATTACTGTGCGCATAGTTGATGATAGCTCTGGTTCTCCTGGCACCACAAATGAACTTACTACAAATGGTACGCTTCTTGCATCTCAAGTATCTGGGTCATCATTTGGTTGGGTAGATGTCGTTTTTCCAAGCACACCGACGCTTGATCCTGCAAAAACATATTGGCTTGTTCTCGATGATGGCTCAAATAGTGCAACAAATTATTATCTTTTAGGAGCAACAAATAATACCTATGCAAATGGTCTTGGAAAACTGGGAAAATATACAAGTACTTGGACTTCGACACAGCCAGCAGGCCTTGATAGCGATTTCAATTTATATCTTGGAGTAACGACATCAATCGGGGGTGGAACATATGTTGGAGCCGTCAATATTGGTCAGAGCGGTGTTGGGGATGCATGGGCAAATACCGTAAGTGGTGCAAGTGTTGCTGGCAGTCTCTATTGTCAGACAGGATCAAATAATAATAAAGCTTGTAATACAACTCGACCCGATCCAGCTCCGACAACCATGCCGCTTTCAGATGCAAATATTCAAGATTTCAAAGACGAAGCAACAACAACTGGTAGTGGTTGGACATATACAGGAAATTTAACCATCGGTTATCAAGGTACAACCACAACGTCACTTCAGCATGTCACAGGTAATCTCACTATTAATGGAGGAGGGGTTGCTGTTATGTCAGATCTTCAAGTCGATGGTTCAGTCACAATTACTGGTGGAGGAAAACTCACCGTAGGGCCACTTCGAGTCAATGGTGATCTTGACGTGGAATCGACAATGTCGATGACTGGCACAGTCTA of the Candidatus Babeliales bacterium genome contains:
- a CDS encoding polymer-forming cytoskeletal protein, whose translation is KVVGNVYANGNIVANNGVTITGSAIAAPSASVTSDQSNSGTIPITTCTATTCLSFGSTTAAQDFAQSFKVSTASSPLHDVQFYIKKVGAPSDITVRIVDDSSGSPGTTNELTTNGTLLASQVSGSSFGWVDVVFPSTPTLDPAKTYWLVLDDGSNSATNYYLLGATNNTYANGLGKLGKYTSTWTSTQPAGLDSDFNLYLGVTTSIGGGTYVGAVNIGQSGVGDAWANTVSGASVAGSLYCQTGSNNNKACNTTRPDPAPTTMPLSDANIQDFKDEATTTGSGWTYTGNLTIGYQGTTTTSLQHVTGNLTINGGGVAVMSDLQVDGSVTITGGGKLTVGPLRVNGDLDVESTMSMTGTVYVLGNVTIGSGATLKLDAGYGANSGVLISDGYATVSGGSSFSGSGQSTSFPLLITTSTCPSGTGCGSNNAINFNGGAGAVVLVAQNGTINMSGGTGAEALTAKEIDVSGGATITYNSGLANLNFSSGPSGGWNITSWKEVQ